From the genome of Apostichopus japonicus isolate 1M-3 chromosome 17, ASM3797524v1, whole genome shotgun sequence:
CAGTGTATGCAACCATGATTGATAAGACAGCACACGAACCCAGTCTGAACTTCCAGAACCACAGGAATATGGATGGACAATGAAGACAGATAAATCAGCCCCGCTGCCAAAGAGTAATCTCGCGTGGACGTATCATAACGGACTAGCTGCTCATGCAAGAGAGGGTGCAATAAACACTTTAAATGGTACCATGGCCTGCTCCCATCGGGTGTCTTTGCAGAGGTCGTCGTGACATCTGTAGTCGAGTACGGTATGCGGAGGAGTTCACAAGTGGGATCGACAGTAGTGAGTCTGAATAAAATTATTCAAAGAACCTATTCGTTATGTTGATCGACCGTGATATCATGAGGTAAGCTGATCAATCATATGCCAATGCGCCTTgtgttttcaaaagaaaaataacttcATGTAGACTGAAAATATGACTAAGAAACTAACATTTAGCGTTTAGTAATCCGTTTTAAATGTCCTTCAGTTTGATTCCAAAGTTGATACTCTTCGTGTCCCCATCCCTCATGTAGGACCCTCCCCATGTTACGGAGCTCgtacgtatggaaagccattttaacatttaatccaCAATTTAATATATCTGAAATTATAATTGATGagtatttcagatatctgtaatttgaattgtagatatctaaaattgaattacagATATCTGGAATTGAATTGTACAACAAATCTGACACTGAAGTGTAGAAATCTGAAATCCCATTTTAGATATCTTACATTGAATTCTAAATATCTGGAATGTAATTATTGATATCGGAAATGGAATTAGATAAATCTGAAATAGACTTGTAGttataaaaaattgaaattgtagaTATTAAACATTGAATTATTgttatctaaaattaaattgtaaaaattcaGGAACAATCATAACCTTACCTTGAGGGACCAGGctgaatgaagaaagaaaaaactggCACATGCCCATTTCTCTCAAGGCCCAAAGACACTTCACGAATCATTCAAATCCCAACAGGGGTCACAAAGGTGTGAGACTtatgtgtatgcgtgtatgcttTCGTGAAACGCGCAGTTAGCTGTGAACAGACAATgcgtacatgtacatgtatagtatGAAATTAAATTGGTGTTATCTTTGCTTcagttattaatatttttagcAATTATGATCTTTTGTGGAGCAAATTTCCAGAATGATTTACGAAACTGACACGGTGAATTTTTACTAACTTTTCTTTCCGCCCGCCCCcaatgtgaaaatgaaattgCTACGTACTGTGGCGGCGTTGTGTACTGTGACTGTGCGATTGAATAGTCAATGTACAGTCCCGACTACTCTCCCCAGCGTTACGTTACAATACCTATGCAGATATACCGGTGCACAATTTTCAGGAGCAATCCATACGAGATCTCCATGCATCAATGGACACAGCTTTTCAGAAATTTTAGGATAAAATAGACTCTATATTTTtaaaacaacaagaaataaaggaaCGGATAACAACCCTAGAGAGGACACACAAATACCTGGAGCAAAGCACAAGCTTTTTTATGCCACACCGTTGCCGAACTTAATGACAGGCAAACAAAATGGAGGCTGAGTTAAGTTCTGTATCCGCATGGTTTAGAGCTAACGAGCTGTCATTAACTGTAAGTAAAAACAATGTTCATGATATTTCGTCCCATTCAACGTAGTCAATTCGATTGACATATTTATGGAGAACAGTAAAGTAAATTTGAACAAGAAAACTAAAGATTCTCGGTGTTTACCTAGATTCCCATAAATCATGGAAAAATCAAATTGACTAACTGTGTTCTAATATTTCCAAGGTCATTggaatatttcataaaaatcGTTAATTAAGTATCATCCCATTTCCTGAAAAGATTATATGAATCCCTTATCCATTCTAAATTTTAATGTTGTAACATTATCTGGGAAAATGCTTTTTCGTCTTATTAACAACATCTACACGTTCTCAAAGAAAGCCATTCGAATGGTGATGAGCTGTAATTATCATGCCCACAGtagtacattttttttttaaatctaaaaGTCCTAACTATCTACGATATCTTGAAATTCCAGGTTGGTATGTTCATGTACAGGTATGTAAACATACTTTTGCCCCGCGATTTTGATGCATAATTTTAAGTTTAACCGCGAAATTCATACCCATTACACACGATTTTTCTAAACAAATTCGTACTAATTTGTCCACCACAGAAATATCGCGCCGCATTTTCATAAACACTGGGATCGGTATATGGAATTTTGCATACCAAACCTTTAAAGATGCTAACTCCATAACTCCCTTCAATTCCAAATTTAAATCTGCATAGAGATGCCAGTAAAATTCCTATGatacttttttgaaaaaaatcagcAAAGATAAatacctgggcacgaaaaccaaacgactTAACTGCTTCACTTTCAATCCCAGTTCCCTTGTAACGAGCCTGTGACCAAGTGAAAAGTTGAAGTTAAAGATTACCGTCTTGTTTGAAGTCCCACAAAACtgtacaacttaacccctggtcttTGGTAACTTATCATACCCACATACCAAAGTtcgcacaattcaaacaatccttCATGGGGCACTGCTCTGCAACACATTTACGTGTGCCCGGGGAGGGTGCACCTGGGTGAAAAAGGCAATGGAGATAAgttgccttgcccaaggacagaACGTAGTGACCTGGTCAGGATTCGAAACCGCAAACCTTCGATCTCAAGTCCGCTGCCTTGACCACTTCACCATAACACAACGCTCACAGCTTGACGATGTAAGGTCAAACTCATAAGATGGTATTATGAGTCTCTGACCAATGTAAACAGTGCAAATCCTTAGTCGCTACGAAATCACTCAACATGTGTCAACTGCGTTAGTTGTTGTTTTCATGATACAAGCAGGGAGCTACATGCTGTGTACGGCTAACCTCTTACACAACCGTATAAGACATGGTTTGTTATAGAATTGGTGGAATTATTCTGTATGTACGACTACCTACGTGAAGTGGAATACGTTAACGGTAGAAGTTGacaatattatatacacaggtcAAATTCCTAACGTATGGTCTGTGGAGTCTCTGACCAGTAAAATGAGTGCAAACCCTTGGTCGCTACGAAATCACTCAACGTGTGTAAAccgctttatttgatgttttcatACATACAGTAAGCTACATGCTGTGTATGGCTACCCTCACGCACAACCGTATGAGATGTGGCATCACGTCGTCAGAGAAAAGTGACAGCATAATGAAGCAACTTGAGCGAGTTGCCATTATCGGGTCTGGACCGAGCGGCTTAGCAGCGATTAAATCCTGTTTGGAAGAAGGATTAAAGCCACAGGCCTTCGAAAGAACAGACAAACTTGGTAGGTCATTAGTTACTAGTAAAGCTTAATTTTGGTGGTTTTTATATTGATTCATTCTCTCTGGGCATCACAACTTTTGTCTTCTCGTATTCGGCGACAATCATgttatgtatgatatatatatatatatatatatatatatatatatatatatatatatatgtatatatatatatatatatatcccagtGCTAAATAAAATACAGTACATTCTATTGACATGGATACTATTCAAGTGATAATTAATTGTCGAAATTATTCTAAAACTACAGTATACTCAAGACATGATTTATAAGCAGAAATACTAAAGTTACAGTGTATTTGGTTATTAGAACTAGTTTGGTAAACTGCACTAGCACCAACAGTTATTACTGGAACTACAATGCATTGTAGATGTCCGGATATCACTAGTGTTCGTGTCACACATTGTAAATGAATATACCACTAGTGTTCGTTTTACACATTAGTGGGACTAATTAGGATTATGTCTATgtatattttcaagtttatacGGGTATATAATTCAATTTAATTCGCGAATATAATCGAATTTCCACACAGTGATAATTAAGATATGCGCCATACCATTTGTGGGTCGCCATTACCCTTTATAGACGGCAAaaccattaattatcaattaGAAATTCAAATGTGCTAATTAACTTCGTATTTACCCAATCAAAGGTGGTGTATGGGTCTATCGTGAATCAGGTGATCAGCGATATCCCGAAGCGGCGTCATCCTATGACAGTTTGAAGATTAATACCAGTAGAACGTTTTTCGGATTTACTGACTTCCCTTGCCCAGACGATTGGACAGCATTTGTTTCACATCAAAAGTGTCTGGCGTATATGCAGGTATTAAGCATGCACATTGCTtcaccaccaccccaccccaccccaacccctacAATGCATGCGACGTCCGACGTGTTGGTTGCAGGTATATAGGTGTGGAGTACatcgtgtgtgtatgtgtaaatGCGTCCTGGTGTTTGTGTCAATTTTAGGACAGTGTTGGTGAGATGAACGTGGATTTATTGCCCACGGATTTATATGGAAATTGCATTTagctcttcttcttctttactaATGTAATCCTTCTTATTATGAAAGTTAGAGACATTTCTTCgaataataaatgaaaaaaaaatgttgttggATTCGATAACACTCCCAAACAGTTAAAAAAAGGGCTCCCGAAATGACGcctgaaggagggggggggggttggtgaaGTAGCACGACATATACTACTAactttttgttaattttgttaatgTAGAAGAGGGATTGGTGCCGCGGTGATAGTTTCTATCAGAGAGATGAAAATGATCATTATAAGGCCGTAGTATTACACACTAATCCTCATAATACCACAATACTCaatatttcatttgtgtaaGAGAAAATTTGAAACTGGTGTAAAATCGTCCCGGAACATTTTAACCCAATAATGTCCAACATAACCACGGAATTAACGTCAGCCATACGCGATGCATGATGTGTCTTTACTTCCAGGGATAGAGGGGCTAATTGGGTACGTATTCGTAGTGTGAAATCTCAGTATCGGGAGAAGCCCGCAgaggcttatggattacaactcaCATGTCGGATGGCTTTCAATTCAACAAagtaactcaaatttggaatcttttcaatttagtgAGTCACTTCAGAGCGGGAAAATCGTTGGACGCTCTTGGAAGAAACACCCACCTTACTATgccccggccgggtatcgaacccggaacctcccgaccGATAAACCTTATTGCTTCAAAGGCTACTGCCGTTATCCACTTGGCCACAAAACCATATAAAATATTGCCCACCACCCCAACATCCTGCTGCATGCTGGAAAGCATGGAACTCCACAAGAGCAgaaatgttttgtatttattttgccATTGCATTCAGTTCATCACGCAGTTCAGACAATTCATGTTTCAAAGAACTTGTATGAGTAGTATGTTTATCCTTTTTCTTTAGGAtatgaactgttcatactgtcagcgCGAGTGCTTTTTAAGGCATgctatgagaggacagtattgAGTGGCATTAGAATAAGAATCAGATAAAattaggaactgtttatactgtcagtaccagtgctttaaagcatgatatgaggggacagtatagagtggtaataGCGTTAGAATCAGTTACTGGttagaaactgttcatactgtcagtacgggTGCTTAGAAGCATATATAATAGTGCAATATAAAGTGGTATTATCACTGGAAGGTTGTCCCAACTTGCTGCTCTCCATATCCTTctcctatttttcttttaaaattttgcaatttttttcttcaaattgtaTAAAATGCAGAATTGCGATGCTTGTTTTCTTTCACTGCGACTAGATCACTTCTTATCCAAACAGTGACGATTGTTCAGAACTACATGACATAATATGCAGGTGATATTCTCACTTTTTGATTTCCAATTTGAACCATATGCAGGATTACGCTAAGACTTTTGACTTGGAAAGATACATTAAGTTCAATTCAGAGGTGACACACCTGTCACCAAGCGATGATTACGAAACGACTGGTCAATGGAAACTACGGTATCGGTCATCGAGTGGAGTGCAGGAAGACGTTTTTGACGCGGTTATGATATGTTCTGGACAATACACTCACGCAAACTTACCCATGTATCCCGGACAGGAAATTTATAGAGGGAATGCATGTACTGGAAGTGCCTACCGGAACAATAAAGAATACGCTGATAAAACAGTACTTGTTGTaggtaaatatttaaatttagaaTGATGATGACGAAATCAGTTTTCAATTTATATAATAGAATATCGCATATTATAGATTAAAATTAACTGATCAGCAATTTACCTAGTCAAgacaattttcaatttcttgtGATTTTTAGTGTCAAACTATCTTCATTTCTAAGAAAATCCGTTGGGGACGAATCAGTTCTCTTTAGGATTGCATTTCACTCTTACCACTTTAACCTGTAGGTACGTTCGTAAACTTTCACTCTTAATTCAAGAATCAAGAGGACTCATTCTTTAAGAGAATGATAATGCTGGACACGATCACAGAACAAAGATCTTTCAATACAGCCGATTCTCACagctggtacagcaactactgctcatgtcccacaaccgtgaaTCAtcaattactactttgtgttcgtaacatgtgtaacaggaaatgaACAGTAGTtcctgtaccagctatgagtatcgggtgttCAGTTTGCACGAGGTCACTGGCTCGTCAATATGGCATGGTTCTTGATATAATAAATAACGTTTTGTTCCTAGTCCCTAACTTATACATAAGTATAATTCATAACGGTATTATCATGTTGTACTTGTTGGGGTTTTAAGTGCCTCGTGAGCCATTCCAGTTTAAAATATTACACTGATCGTTACCAAAACCTGTTATCGGTTTTTCTGGTAAGGTATCAGGTTTGGATTGAACTGAAAGAGCACTAGCTTGACTAtggttttctttctgtttttctttcttaggAGGTGGAGTTTCTGGTGGAGATATAGCCATTGATATCAGCAACGTATCTAAGCAGGTAAGTACCGAAAACTCACTGCACATTACATTAAAGGATTAAGCTTGATATCTTGTAGGCCGCTCAGACTACAAACCAAtgctatcaatcaatcaatcagtgcTATTTCTATCAATGAATGGTATTTTCgttcttttttaatttatttagatGAGGGGGATTTAGATGTAGCTTTCAGAAACCAGCGTCTCATCAATAAAAATGGCTGGACTACTTACTCTAACATACAGACCAGTATATGAACTCCTTAGAATTAACCAAGAGAAACACTATCctcaaaaggaaaatatgctCATTGGCAAGACAATTTCATTATGAAAGACAGACATTGTACCATTCTCAAGGGGTTGGATGTGATCCACTGGTGGTCACAGTGTACCACATGTATTCAAACATGCTTGGCCGGGTTACTAGAGTCTTAAACAGTTTGATCTATGTTTCATATTAAGGCCTGtactaaaaattgaaaatcatcATCGATTTGCAAATGCAGGCATTTGTTTATCGATGTTTAGTCATGTGGCGTATCTAAAGTATGTAAATTAAAGTTTACTCATTTAATAGTTATTATGTATTCGCATCCCATATGTTAAAATATCTAGCGAAAGGACACGTATGAGctaaaatttcatatatataatctAATTTATTGCGACCCTCAAAGCATAATACCCGCTCGAGAAAAAACATTTGTAATACTTACATGAATGAATCACAATTATGCGTTTGATCCAAATGGCTCAGCAATCATTTTTATCCTTTGACTCTTTGATAGACATACATGAGCAGTCGTCACGGGTTTGATATGTACGCATTACTAGCTACCAATGGGTGGCCCTCTGACGTCAGCTACGGTTGTAGATATCAACAGTATCTGCCGCCATCATTAATCTCTTGGTTACGAAAACGGCGGGATGGGAACAGATTTCCTCTACATGAGATGGGGTTTCGAGATTGTTCATCTGATGGGAAATTACCGACAAGTGTTATTGCAAACGACAATTTTGTCAATCAAGCATTATGCGGAAGAATATTACCGAAACCAGCAGTGAAAGGGTTCTCGGAACATGGCGTGTCATTCATTGATGACAGCTCGATTTCTGATCTGGATGCTGTAGTATTTTGTACAGGTTACAAGATGGAGTTCCCCTATCTCACTGATAACAGTCCAATATGTGAGTCaattaacattaataattaattggTAAATATAGTCGCCAAATTATTCGGGAATACACCAAATTTATACTAAAGGCAATTCAAGGCAGTTATACGCAAAGTCACTGTATAAGTTGAAATTTAAATGGATGATCAAAAACAATAACCGTACCGTTCATGAGGACGTTACTAAATATTTGCAACATAAGAGGAAAAGGTACGCAGTCATCAGGTGAAATTACAGAGATAAATTATACTTACTGCACTAAACGT
Proteins encoded in this window:
- the LOC139954820 gene encoding flavin-containing monooxygenase 5-like — translated: MLCMATLTHNRMRCGITSSEKSDSIMKQLERVAIIGSGPSGLAAIKSCLEEGLKPQAFERTDKLGGVWVYRESGDQRYPEAASSYDSLKINTSRTFFGFTDFPCPDDWTAFVSHQKCLAYMQDYAKTFDLERYIKFNSEVTHLSPSDDYETTGQWKLRYRSSSGVQEDVFDAVMICSGQYTHANLPMYPGQEIYRGNACTGSAYRNNKEYADKTVLVVGGGVSGGDIAIDISNVSKQTYMSSRHGFDMYALLATNGWPSDVSYGCRYQQYLPPSLISWLRKRRDGNRFPLHEMGFRDCSSDGKLPTSVIANDNFVNQALCGRILPKPAVKGFSEHGVSFIDDSSISDLDAVVFCTGYKMEFPYLTDNSPIFSKAGLDLYKLIFPATLKHKTLACIGFFKNVSSGSPVSVQDMQTRWTVQVWKGNCLLPPKEEMIEAVARRRKEEHALYGRDVLMIQAIGYNDALARDMGCYPSLVSLLISDPRLALHMLFSPVVPATYRLVGPHSWEGARDVILNSWNTAFLGTCSLVLNKERSTLPLCTPKIYIVLLTLMILFLSYGLAQG